A single genomic interval of Streptomyces sp. BA2 harbors:
- a CDS encoding AMP-dependent synthetase/ligase — protein sequence MPPITPQPALVEPHLRHLDGVVREVSVPPFASVVSSGSLADIPFDNAREAPTEAVLSRKGEGGRWRDVTAAEFAGEVLAVAKGLIAEGLAPGDRLAIMARTTYEWTLLDFAGWAAGLVTVPVYPTSSAYQTRWILQDSGAVALAVETSALAASLGPERDRMPDLAHLWTFEKGDVRRLAELGRKAGISDVEVEGRRAELGPDSVATLIYTSGTTGRPKGCVLTHGNFFAEVDNAIELLHPVFKSVSKEPASTLLFLPLSHVFGRMVAVGCLRARVRLGHAPSIQTEDLLGDLGGFKPTFLLAIPYVLEKVFNTGRATAEKMGRASSFDRAARIAVRYGEAVEAEQHGTGPGPAFGLRLARALYDPLVYRRIRAALGGKVRYAICGGSPLGRRLAAFYAGAGIEIFEGYGLTETTAAATVTPPLKPKLGTVGWPLPGTRVRIADDGEVLLAGGQVFGGYWDGQAGRAVPAKGEWFATGDIGALDADGYLSITGRKKDILITTGGKNVAPAPLEDWLRAHPLVGQCMVVGDDRPYITALLTLEADGIAHWCRMKKKVLTEHTGLAALVDDADLRETLQRAVDEANKLVSRAESIRRFAVLPVDFTEASGHLTPSLKLKRDAIERDFAEEIEGLYGHGR from the coding sequence ATGCCCCCCATCACCCCCCAGCCCGCTCTCGTAGAACCCCACCTGCGCCACCTCGACGGCGTCGTACGCGAAGTCTCCGTGCCGCCGTTCGCCTCCGTCGTCAGCAGTGGGTCCCTCGCCGACATCCCCTTCGACAACGCCCGTGAAGCCCCCACCGAAGCCGTGCTCTCCCGCAAGGGCGAGGGCGGGCGGTGGCGGGATGTCACGGCCGCCGAGTTCGCCGGTGAAGTCCTCGCCGTCGCCAAGGGGTTGATCGCCGAAGGGCTCGCCCCGGGCGACCGGCTCGCCATCATGGCGCGTACGACGTACGAGTGGACGCTGCTCGACTTCGCAGGCTGGGCGGCGGGGCTCGTCACCGTGCCCGTCTATCCGACCTCCTCCGCCTATCAGACCCGGTGGATACTCCAGGACTCCGGCGCCGTCGCCCTCGCCGTCGAGACCTCGGCGCTCGCCGCCTCGCTCGGGCCCGAGCGCGACCGGATGCCCGACCTGGCGCATCTGTGGACCTTCGAGAAGGGGGACGTGCGGCGGCTCGCCGAGCTGGGGCGGAAGGCGGGGATCTCCGATGTCGAAGTGGAGGGCAGGCGGGCCGAGTTGGGGCCCGACTCCGTGGCCACGCTCATCTACACCTCCGGGACCACCGGGCGCCCCAAGGGCTGCGTCCTGACCCACGGCAACTTCTTCGCCGAAGTCGACAACGCCATCGAGCTGCTCCACCCCGTCTTCAAGTCCGTCAGCAAGGAGCCCGCCTCCACGCTGCTCTTCCTGCCGCTCTCCCATGTCTTCGGGCGCATGGTCGCCGTCGGCTGTCTGCGCGCGCGGGTGCGGCTCGGGCACGCGCCCAGCATTCAGACCGAGGATCTGCTGGGCGATCTGGGCGGGTTCAAGCCCACCTTCCTGCTCGCCATCCCGTATGTGCTCGAGAAGGTCTTCAATACCGGGCGTGCTACCGCCGAGAAGATGGGCCGCGCCTCCTCCTTCGACCGCGCCGCCCGCATCGCCGTCCGCTACGGCGAGGCGGTCGAGGCGGAGCAGCACGGCACGGGCCCCGGGCCGGCCTTCGGGCTGCGGCTGGCCCGCGCGCTGTACGACCCGCTCGTCTACCGGCGGATCCGCGCTGCCCTCGGCGGCAAGGTGCGGTACGCGATCTGCGGCGGCTCACCGCTGGGGCGCCGGCTCGCCGCGTTCTACGCGGGGGCGGGCATCGAGATCTTCGAGGGGTACGGGCTGACCGAGACCACCGCCGCCGCGACCGTGACCCCGCCGCTGAAGCCGAAGCTCGGGACGGTGGGGTGGCCGCTGCCGGGCACGCGCGTGCGGATCGCGGACGACGGTGAGGTGCTGCTCGCCGGAGGGCAGGTCTTCGGCGGGTACTGGGACGGGCAGGCCGGGCGTGCGGTGCCCGCGAAGGGTGAGTGGTTCGCGACCGGGGACATCGGCGCCCTCGACGCCGACGGATACCTCTCCATCACCGGGCGCAAGAAGGACATCCTCATCACCACCGGCGGCAAGAACGTGGCGCCCGCCCCGCTGGAGGACTGGCTGCGCGCCCACCCGCTGGTCGGCCAGTGCATGGTCGTCGGCGACGACCGGCCCTACATCACCGCCCTGCTCACCCTTGAGGCGGACGGCATCGCTCACTGGTGCCGCATGAAGAAGAAGGTGCTCACGGAGCACACGGGCCTGGCCGCTCTGGTGGATGACGCCGATCTGCGCGAGACCTTGCAGCGTGCCGTCGACGAGGCCAACAAGCTCGTCTCGCGGGCCGAGTCCATCCGGCGGTTCGCCGTGCTTCCCGTGGACTTCACGGAGGCGAGCGGCCATCTGACCCCGTCCCTGAAGCTGAAGCGGGACGCCATCGAGCGGGACTTCGCGGAGGAGATCGAGGGGCTCTACGGCCACGGACGGTAG
- a CDS encoding alpha/beta hydrolase, which yields MGTGAWLPGTEAGLPGTDAGLPTESEAPESEAPQSDAAESAADAPSPTPSPNLSRYYTQKIKWGACEGDGAGLMSETDATAVPKDKSIQCGKITVPLDYAKPGRGTVKLAMIRIKSSGKPRGSLLLNFGGPGGAGVSGLLSSQKEFEYLGKGYDVVSFDPRGVGESSPVSCGDAGAEEPQMEGDSDDPGAVLDEMRKIAEACKKKSGPVLPYVGTVNVSRDLDVMRQVLGDKKLNYLGFSYGTRLGAVYAAQFPKNVGRMVLDGVDTLTEDVAEQALVSAEGRQTALDNFINWCTDNAGCVLGTDSRAARDNMAEVIKGLDRYPLQSSDGAEFTGQDVVDVLGQALYSRQSWPALSQALGALLADGDPRALLRMSGSLAHQNPGSGLAGVRGRAPEDVPADNMAAALMAVNCADDPDRPDAKSLEKEVGKLQAEFESTSAIFGQSMLMPVLFCYGRPAGTDYIRDDVRDVKSPDFLLVGTRGDPATPYRWTEETAKRLGSAAVVLDNKGDGHTGYAGSKCVREKVDGFLLYGEMPRNGSSCGADEED from the coding sequence ATGGGGACAGGGGCCTGGCTGCCGGGCACGGAAGCCGGGCTGCCTGGCACGGACGCCGGGCTGCCGACCGAGAGCGAGGCGCCCGAGAGCGAGGCGCCCCAGAGCGACGCGGCCGAGAGCGCGGCCGACGCCCCTTCGCCCACCCCTTCGCCCAACCTCTCCCGCTACTACACGCAGAAGATCAAATGGGGCGCCTGCGAGGGAGACGGGGCGGGTCTCATGTCCGAGACCGACGCCACCGCCGTCCCCAAGGACAAGAGCATCCAGTGCGGCAAGATCACCGTCCCCCTCGACTACGCGAAACCCGGGCGCGGCACGGTCAAGCTGGCCATGATCCGCATCAAGTCCAGCGGCAAGCCCCGTGGCTCGCTCCTGCTGAACTTCGGTGGGCCCGGCGGCGCCGGAGTCTCCGGTCTGCTCAGCTCGCAGAAGGAGTTCGAGTATCTCGGCAAGGGGTACGACGTGGTCTCCTTCGACCCCCGTGGTGTGGGCGAGAGTTCGCCCGTCAGCTGCGGGGACGCGGGTGCCGAGGAGCCGCAGATGGAGGGGGACTCCGATGACCCCGGTGCCGTACTGGACGAGATGCGCAAGATCGCCGAAGCGTGCAAGAAGAAGTCCGGGCCCGTCCTTCCGTACGTCGGGACCGTCAACGTCTCGCGCGACCTGGACGTCATGCGCCAGGTGCTCGGCGACAAGAAACTCAACTACCTGGGCTTCTCGTACGGGACGCGGCTCGGCGCCGTCTACGCCGCCCAGTTCCCGAAGAACGTCGGGCGCATGGTCCTCGACGGTGTGGACACGCTGACCGAGGACGTCGCGGAGCAGGCCCTGGTGAGCGCGGAGGGACGGCAGACCGCCCTCGACAACTTCATCAACTGGTGCACGGACAACGCCGGTTGTGTGCTCGGCACGGACTCCCGTGCGGCACGCGACAACATGGCCGAAGTGATCAAGGGGCTCGACAGGTACCCGCTCCAGTCGTCGGACGGCGCGGAGTTCACCGGCCAGGACGTCGTGGACGTACTCGGCCAGGCGCTCTACAGCAGGCAGTCGTGGCCCGCGCTCTCGCAGGCACTCGGCGCGCTGCTCGCGGACGGTGACCCCAGGGCTCTGCTGCGGATGAGCGGGTCCTTGGCCCACCAGAACCCCGGCAGCGGACTCGCGGGGGTGCGCGGGCGGGCGCCGGAGGACGTTCCCGCCGACAACATGGCCGCCGCGCTGATGGCCGTGAACTGCGCCGACGACCCGGACCGGCCCGACGCGAAGAGCCTGGAGAAGGAGGTCGGCAAGCTCCAGGCGGAGTTCGAGTCGACGTCAGCGATCTTCGGGCAGTCGATGCTGATGCCGGTCCTCTTCTGCTACGGGCGGCCCGCCGGTACGGACTACATCCGCGATGACGTACGCGACGTGAAGAGCCCCGACTTCCTCCTCGTCGGCACCCGGGGCGACCCGGCCACGCCGTACCGCTGGACCGAGGAGACCGCGAAGCGGCTCGGCTCGGCGGCGGTCGTCCTGGACAACAAGGGCGACGGGCACACCGGTTACGCCGGGTCGAAGTGCGTGCGGGAGAAGGTGGACGGGTTCCTGCTGTACGGGGAGATGCCGAGGAACGGGAGTTCCTGCGGGGCGGACGAGGAGGACTAG
- a CDS encoding maleylpyruvate isomerase N-terminal domain-containing protein: protein MRRQAEQDAATPGPVTPDDLDRVVQLALATLREAPPAAWDGKAGSLEWDCWETVEHLADDLFAYAAQLGPRQLPLEGEVPFIWESRRPGGPANAIHADRAAGPAGLLQVLEASGALLIAMVRTAPPEARSYHGYGISDPEGFAAMGAVEALVHAYDLAEGLGLEWAPPADVCARVLHRLFPDVPSGEEPWPTLLWATGRGELPGEARRTSWRWYGEPRG, encoded by the coding sequence ATGCGCCGACAAGCCGAACAAGATGCCGCCACTCCCGGTCCCGTAACCCCCGATGACCTCGACCGGGTCGTCCAGCTCGCCCTCGCTACCCTCCGTGAGGCGCCCCCGGCCGCCTGGGACGGCAAGGCGGGGTCGCTGGAGTGGGACTGCTGGGAGACCGTGGAGCACCTCGCCGACGACCTCTTCGCGTACGCCGCTCAACTCGGCCCGCGACAGCTGCCCTTGGAGGGCGAGGTGCCCTTCATCTGGGAGTCCCGCAGGCCCGGAGGGCCCGCCAACGCCATTCACGCGGACCGGGCCGCGGGCCCAGCCGGGCTGCTTCAGGTCCTTGAGGCGAGCGGGGCACTGCTGATCGCCATGGTGCGAACCGCGCCCCCGGAGGCCCGCTCCTATCACGGCTACGGGATATCCGACCCGGAGGGATTCGCCGCGATGGGGGCAGTGGAGGCCCTCGTCCACGCGTACGACCTCGCCGAGGGCCTTGGCCTTGAGTGGGCGCCGCCCGCCGACGTGTGCGCCCGGGTCCTCCACCGCCTGTTCCCCGACGTCCCCTCCGGCGAGGAGCCCTGGCCGACGCTGTTGTGGGCGACGGGGCGGGGCGAGCTGCCGGGGGAGGCGCGGCGTACGTCCTGGCGGTGGTACGGGGAGCCTCGGGGCTAG